Proteins encoded by one window of Mercenaria mercenaria strain notata chromosome 4, MADL_Memer_1, whole genome shotgun sequence:
- the LOC128546061 gene encoding degenerin mec-10-like, with the protein MSVLMIQLLGLVHEYNSYPTKTSVTLEYNHLEFPALTFCNMNPMKQSNIDYFTNISYVNTMTGQAIRSEVLANIPEISLDEIAAKEYNDTRDRFDNWTTRFLTEFGKLTDEERIAVGHQKEEFIHSATFSGYRIPIDRFQTIQSHVYGNCFTLDHDDIVARRSGRKNSLYIVLNLETKEYLEYYTSSYGVRMVIHEKGTNPLPEQEGVTLNPMTEAHVGLGMHTITRLGGKYGECTDGREFLEKFKMNYTIPLCYFFCELEQTRLACRCILSSSLVMNETSKERICDFENDEQCIENVAQKIRKKEIKCGCVSPCMQTVYTSTLSSRAWPHKHYLKNVLLKDVCKRNPNSLRHVGGASRPACDMIISQLTKSELETISGNFIAVYIYFKELNYEVISEEALYNTVRFLSDIGGALGLFVGASVLTCVEILEIGLNILLSIRCKRQQNED; encoded by the exons ATGTCAGTTCTCATGATACAGCTGCTTGGTCTTGTCCATGAATACAATTCTTACCCAACAAAAACATCAGTAACCCTTGAATATAACCACCTTGAATTTCCTGCACTCACATTTTGCAACATGAATCCTATGAAGCAGAGTAACATAGATTACTTTACTAATATCAGCTACGTAAATACAATGACTGGACAGGCGATTAGGTCTGAGGTACTTGCAAACATACCAGAAATAAGTTTAGATGAGATAGCAGCAAAAGAGTACAATGATACAAGAGACAGATTTGATAACTGGACAACAAGATTTTTAACGGAATTTGGTAAACTAACAGACGAGGAAAGAATAGCTGTTGGCCACCAAAAAGAAGAATTTATTCACAGTGCTACATTCTCGG GCTACCGGATACCAATAGATAGATTTCAGACAATTCAGTCACATGTTTATGGAAACTGCTTTACGTTGGATCACGACGATATTGTAGCTCGACGAAGCGGCCGGAAGAACAGCTTATACATAGTTCTCAATCTGGAAACAAAGGAGTATCTTGAATATTATACATCTTCTTACGGTGTCCGAATGGTGATACATGAAAAAGGTACCAATCCACTTCCAGAACAAGAAGGCGTTACACTTAACCCTATGACAGAAGCCCATGTTGGCTTAGGCATGCACACAATCACTAGGCTAGGAGGGAAATACGGCGAATGTACAGACGGGCGTGAATtccttgaaaaatttaaaatgaattacacTATTCCTTTGTGTTATTTCTTTTGTGAATTAGAACAGACAAGACTTGCATGCAGGTGCATCCTGAGCTCTTCCCTTGTTATGAATGAAACATCAAAAGAACGCATTTGTGATTTCGAAAACGATGAGCAATGCATTGAAAATGTAGCTCAAAAGATTCGTAAAAAAGAGATTAAATGCGGTTGTGTAAGTCCTTGCATGCAAACGGTTTACACATCAACGTTGTCAAGTCGTGCATGGCCTCATAAACATTATCTGAAGAATGTACTTTTAAAAGATGTTTGTAAACGAAATCCTAACAGTTTGAGACATGTCGGAGGAGCTTCCCGTCCAGCTTGCGATATGATTATAAGTCAACTTACAAAATCAGAACTGGAAACTATTTCCGGTAATTTTATAGCCGTTTATATCTATTTCAAAGAGTTGAACTACGAGGTGATTTCGGAGGAGGCTTTGTATAATACAGTAAGGTTTCTGTCCGATATTGGCGGTGCTTTGGGACTTTTTGTGGGAGCATCAGTGCTTACTTGTGTAGAAATTCTCGAAATTGGACTTAATATTTTGCTTTCGATTAGATGCAAAAGACAACAAAATGAAGACTAA